The following are encoded in a window of Pseudomonas multiresinivorans genomic DNA:
- the rnc gene encoding ribonuclease III: MSNNSLDRLERKLGYTFRDQDLMVLALTHRSFAGRNNERLEFLGDAILNFVIGEALFTHFPQAREGQLSRLRARLVKGETLALLARGFEIGDYLRLGSGELKSGGYRRESILADAMEALIGAIYLDTGMDSARERIMDWLGPQLRELTPVDTNKDPKTRLQEFLQSRGCDLPRYDVVDIQGEPHCRTFFVECEVALLNDKTHGHGGSRRIAEQVAAAAALAALGVENGHE; encoded by the coding sequence GTGAGCAACAACAGCCTGGATCGACTCGAGCGCAAGCTTGGCTATACCTTCCGCGACCAGGACCTGATGGTCCTGGCGCTGACCCATCGCAGTTTCGCCGGGCGCAACAACGAGCGCCTGGAGTTCCTCGGTGACGCCATCCTCAACTTCGTCATTGGCGAAGCTCTGTTCACCCACTTCCCCCAGGCCCGTGAAGGCCAACTGTCGCGCCTGCGTGCGCGTCTGGTGAAGGGCGAGACCCTGGCCCTGCTGGCCCGCGGATTCGAAATCGGGGATTACCTGCGACTGGGCTCGGGCGAGCTGAAGAGCGGCGGTTATCGCCGCGAGTCGATCCTGGCTGACGCCATGGAAGCGCTGATCGGCGCCATCTATCTGGATACCGGCATGGATTCCGCTCGTGAGCGGATCATGGACTGGCTCGGCCCGCAGCTGCGCGAACTGACCCCGGTGGATACCAACAAGGACCCCAAGACCCGCCTGCAGGAATTTCTGCAGTCCCGCGGGTGCGACCTGCCGCGCTACGACGTGGTGGATATCCAGGGCGAACCGCACTGCCGCACCTTCTTCGTAGAGTGCGAGGTGGCCCTGCTGAATGACAAGACCCACGGGCACGGCGGCAGCCGCCGCATCGCCGAGCAGGTGGCCGCCGCCGCCGCACTGGCAGCCCTGGGCGTGGAGAATGGCCATGAGTGA
- the era gene encoding GTPase Era, translating to MSEHEQDQHDQSEHDEAGVVRCGYVAIVGRPNVGKSTLLNHILGQKLAITSRKPQTTRHTLLGIKTEGDVQAVYVDTPGLHKDNDKALNRYMNRSASAALKDVDVVIFVVDRNRWTDEDQMVYDKVKYVSCPVLLAVNKVDRMEDKGDLLPHLQWLAEQLPSAEVVPISAQHGQNLDVLESLVAERLPENDHFFPEDQITDRSSRFLAAELVREKIMRQLGAELPYQVAVEIEEFKQDGPILHIHALILVERDGQKKIIIGDKGDRIKSIGQNARKDMEVLFDSKVMLNLWVKVKGGWSDDERALRSLGYGDL from the coding sequence ATGAGTGAGCACGAGCAAGACCAGCACGATCAATCCGAGCACGATGAAGCAGGAGTCGTTCGCTGCGGCTACGTGGCGATCGTCGGCCGCCCCAACGTCGGCAAGTCGACCCTGCTCAACCATATCCTCGGGCAGAAACTGGCAATCACCTCGCGCAAGCCGCAGACCACCCGTCACACCCTGCTGGGCATCAAGACCGAGGGTGATGTGCAGGCGGTGTATGTCGATACTCCCGGTCTGCACAAGGACAACGACAAGGCGCTCAACCGTTACATGAACCGTTCGGCCAGCGCCGCGTTGAAGGATGTCGACGTGGTGATCTTTGTCGTCGACCGCAACCGCTGGACCGACGAAGACCAGATGGTCTACGACAAGGTCAAGTACGTGAGCTGCCCGGTCCTGCTGGCGGTGAACAAGGTCGATCGCATGGAAGACAAGGGCGACCTGCTGCCGCACCTGCAGTGGCTGGCCGAGCAACTGCCCAGCGCCGAAGTCGTGCCGATTTCCGCCCAGCACGGGCAGAACCTCGACGTGCTCGAAAGCTTGGTGGCCGAGCGCCTGCCGGAGAATGACCACTTCTTCCCGGAAGACCAGATCACCGATCGCAGCAGCCGCTTCCTCGCTGCCGAACTGGTGCGCGAGAAGATCATGCGCCAGCTGGGCGCCGAGCTGCCGTACCAGGTGGCCGTGGAGATCGAAGAGTTCAAGCAGGACGGTCCTATCCTGCACATCCACGCGCTGATCCTGGTCGAGCGCGACGGCCAGAAGAAGATCATTATCGGCGACAAGGGCGATCGCATCAAAAGCATCGGCCAGAATGCCCGCAAGGACATGGAAGTGCTGTTCGACTCCAAGGTCATGCTCAACCTCTGGGTGAAAGTGAAGGGCGGCTGGTCCGACGACGAGCGCGCACTGCGCTCGCTGGGCTACGGCGACCTCTGA
- a CDS encoding DUF4845 domain-containing protein, which translates to MTYARSQKGMSLLGWLVVLAIVAFLASAAFKVIPHYMDYYAIEKAITSVETDKAAEVRTVPEFYAYVSKALMLNNIRDLKLEDALDVQLDNNEFRAHLKYEKREPLVQNIDLVVKFDKEFRVRMP; encoded by the coding sequence ATGACGTACGCACGTTCGCAGAAGGGGATGTCGTTGCTGGGTTGGCTGGTGGTGCTCGCCATTGTGGCGTTCCTGGCCAGTGCCGCGTTCAAGGTCATCCCGCACTACATGGACTACTACGCCATCGAGAAGGCCATCACCTCGGTGGAGACCGACAAGGCTGCGGAAGTGCGCACTGTCCCGGAGTTCTACGCTTATGTGAGCAAGGCGCTGATGCTCAACAACATCCGCGATCTCAAGCTGGAAGATGCGCTGGACGTCCAACTCGACAACAACGAGTTCCGCGCCCACCTGAAATACGAAAAACGCGAGCCACTGGTGCAGAACATCGACCTGGTGGTCAAATTTGACAAAGAATTCCGTGTACGAATGCCGTGA
- the lepA gene encoding translation elongation factor 4 — protein sequence MSDLSHIRNFSIIAHIDHGKSTLADRFIQMCGGLSDREMEAQVLDSMDLERERGITIKAHSVTLHYKAKDGKTYQLNFIDTPGHVDFTYEVSRSLAACEGALLVVDAGQGVEAQSVANCYTAIEQGLEVMPVLNKMDLPQADPDRVKDEIESIIGIDATDAVACSAKSGMGVDEVLERLVATIPPPEGNIDAPLQALIIDSWFDNYLGVVSLVRVKHGRVKKGDKILVKSTGKIHQVDSVGVFSPKHTETPDLKAGEVGFIIAGIKDILGAPVGDTLTLNNTPDVDVLPGFKRIKPQVYAGLFPVSSDDFEDFREALQKLTLNDAALQYEPESSEALGFGFRIGFLGMLHMEIIQERLEREYDLDLITTAPTVIFEIVQKNGEILYVDNPSKLPDLSSIDEMREPICRATILVPQEHLGNVITLCIEKRGVQRDMHFLSGQVQVIYDLPMNEVVLDFFDRLKSTSRGYASLDYSFDRFEPANLVRLDVLINGEKVDALALIVHRDNAPYKGRQLVEKMKELIPRQMFDVAIQAAIGGQIIARSTVKALRKNVLAKCYGGDVSRKRKLLEKQKAGKKRMKQVGSVEIPQEAFLAVLKVDS from the coding sequence GTGAGTGACCTGAGTCATATCCGCAATTTCTCCATCATCGCCCACATCGACCATGGCAAGTCGACGCTGGCAGACCGCTTCATCCAGATGTGCGGCGGCCTGTCCGATCGCGAGATGGAGGCCCAGGTGCTGGACTCCATGGACCTGGAGCGTGAGCGCGGCATCACCATCAAGGCGCACAGCGTCACCCTCCACTACAAGGCGAAGGACGGCAAGACCTACCAGCTGAACTTCATCGATACCCCCGGCCACGTTGACTTCACTTACGAAGTCAGCCGTTCGCTGGCCGCCTGCGAAGGCGCGTTGCTGGTGGTGGACGCTGGCCAGGGCGTGGAGGCACAGTCCGTCGCCAACTGCTACACCGCCATCGAGCAGGGCCTGGAAGTCATGCCCGTGCTGAACAAGATGGACCTGCCGCAGGCCGATCCTGACCGCGTGAAGGATGAGATCGAAAGCATCATCGGCATCGATGCCACCGACGCCGTGGCCTGCTCGGCCAAGAGCGGCATGGGTGTCGACGAGGTGCTGGAGCGTCTGGTCGCGACCATTCCGCCCCCTGAAGGCAACATCGACGCGCCGTTGCAGGCGCTGATCATCGACTCCTGGTTCGACAACTACCTGGGCGTGGTCTCGCTGGTGCGCGTGAAGCACGGCCGCGTCAAGAAAGGCGACAAGATCCTGGTGAAGTCCACCGGCAAGATCCACCAGGTGGACAGCGTCGGCGTCTTCAGCCCGAAGCACACCGAGACCCCGGACCTCAAGGCCGGCGAAGTGGGCTTCATCATCGCCGGCATCAAGGACATTCTCGGTGCTCCGGTGGGCGATACGCTGACCCTGAACAACACCCCCGATGTGGACGTGCTGCCAGGCTTCAAACGCATCAAGCCGCAGGTCTACGCCGGCCTGTTCCCGGTCAGCTCCGATGACTTCGAGGACTTCCGCGAGGCGCTGCAGAAGCTGACCCTGAACGACGCCGCGCTGCAGTACGAGCCGGAAAGCTCCGAGGCCCTGGGCTTTGGCTTCCGCATCGGCTTCCTCGGCATGCTGCACATGGAGATCATTCAGGAGCGCCTGGAGCGCGAATACGACCTGGACCTGATCACCACCGCGCCGACCGTGATCTTCGAGATCGTGCAGAAGAACGGCGAGATCCTCTACGTTGACAACCCGTCCAAGCTGCCCGACCTCTCGTCCATCGACGAAATGCGCGAGCCGATCTGCCGCGCGACCATCCTTGTGCCTCAGGAGCACCTGGGCAACGTCATTACCCTGTGCATCGAGAAACGCGGTGTCCAGCGCGACATGCACTTCCTCAGCGGCCAGGTCCAGGTGATCTACGATCTGCCGATGAACGAAGTGGTGCTGGACTTCTTCGACCGCCTGAAGTCCACCAGCCGCGGCTATGCTTCGCTGGATTACAGCTTCGACCGCTTCGAGCCGGCCAACCTGGTTCGTCTCGATGTACTGATCAACGGTGAGAAGGTCGACGCGCTCGCCCTGATCGTCCACCGCGACAACGCCCCGTACAAGGGCCGTCAGTTGGTGGAGAAGATGAAGGAATTGATTCCGCGGCAGATGTTCGATGTCGCGATTCAGGCCGCCATCGGCGGGCAGATCATCGCCCGCTCGACGGTCAAGGCGCTCAGGAAAAACGTGCTGGCCAAATGCTACGGTGGTGACGTGAGCCGTAAGCGCAAGCTGCTGGAGAAGCAGAAGGCCGGTAAGAAAAGGATGAAGCAGGTCGGTAGCGTGGAGATTCCGCAGGAAGCCTTCCTCGCTGTGCTCAAAGTGGACAGTTGA
- a CDS encoding MucB/RseB C-terminal domain-containing protein, which produces MRATTALLFFLGGLLALPVQAADALDWIKRLSEADQQQNFQGTFIYERSGAFTTHDVWHRVESDGSVREHLVQVDGPRQEVVRVDGATQCVGGGMSGQVSTGEMWPARKLNPTDLSAYYDVRVAGESRIADRPAVVLAVIPRDQHRYGFELHLDKQTGLPLKSLLLNDKGQIIERLQFTRIDMEAPDDGALQPSAACKPVKETKVAEVKTSWHSEWVPPGFTLNSTLQERSPVSNDQVLCLAYGDGLARFSVFLEPLHGAKVDDARTQLGPTTVVSRRFASDDGGTMVTVVGEIPSGTAERVALSMRPAGAQPQ; this is translated from the coding sequence ATGCGCGCTACGACAGCACTGTTGTTCTTCCTCGGCGGTCTGCTGGCATTGCCAGTTCAGGCCGCCGATGCGTTGGACTGGATCAAGCGCCTCTCCGAGGCTGATCAGCAACAGAACTTCCAGGGTACCTTCATCTACGAACGCAGCGGAGCTTTCACTACCCACGATGTCTGGCATCGGGTGGAGAGTGATGGCTCGGTTCGCGAGCATCTCGTCCAGGTCGATGGGCCACGCCAGGAAGTGGTGCGCGTCGATGGCGCAACCCAGTGTGTGGGTGGCGGCATGTCCGGACAGGTGTCGACTGGTGAGATGTGGCCGGCCCGAAAGCTCAATCCGACGGACCTGTCCGCCTACTATGATGTTCGCGTCGCCGGCGAGTCGCGCATCGCCGACCGTCCGGCGGTGGTGCTGGCGGTCATCCCGCGAGACCAGCACCGCTACGGGTTCGAGTTGCACCTGGACAAGCAAACCGGCCTGCCGCTCAAGTCCCTGCTGCTCAACGACAAGGGCCAGATCATCGAGCGCCTGCAGTTCACCCGTATCGACATGGAGGCGCCGGACGACGGAGCGCTCCAGCCGAGCGCGGCCTGCAAGCCGGTGAAGGAAACCAAGGTCGCCGAAGTGAAGACCAGCTGGCATTCCGAATGGGTGCCGCCAGGTTTCACCCTGAATAGCACGTTGCAGGAGCGCAGTCCGGTCTCCAATGACCAGGTGCTTTGCCTTGCCTACGGTGACGGCCTGGCGCGTTTCTCGGTATTCCTCGAGCCGCTGCACGGCGCCAAGGTCGACGATGCCCGAACCCAGTTGGGCCCGACGACAGTGGTATCGCGGCGGTTTGCCAGTGACGACGGCGGCACCATGGTGACCGTAGTCGGTGAAATCCCCAGTGGCACGGCCGAGCGCGTGGCGTTGTCCATGCGCCCAGCAGGAGCCCAGCCACAGTGA
- the rpoE gene encoding RNA polymerase sigma factor RpoE — protein sequence MLTQETDQQLVERVQRGDKRAFDLLVLKYQHKILGLIVRFVHDAQEAQDVAQEAFIKAYRALGNFRGDSAFYTWLYRIAINTAKNHLVARGRRPPDSDVTAEDAEFFDGDHALKDIESPERAMLRDEIEETVHRTIQQLPDDLRTALTLREFEGLSYEDIATVMQCPVGTVRSRIFRAREAIDKALQPLLHDEV from the coding sequence ATGCTAACCCAGGAAACGGATCAGCAACTGGTTGAACGGGTACAGCGCGGAGATAAACGGGCATTCGACCTGCTGGTGCTGAAGTACCAGCACAAGATTCTGGGGCTGATCGTGCGATTCGTGCACGACGCCCAGGAAGCCCAGGACGTCGCACAGGAAGCGTTCATCAAGGCGTATCGCGCCTTGGGTAACTTCCGCGGTGACAGTGCCTTTTATACCTGGCTGTACCGTATCGCCATCAACACCGCGAAGAACCATCTGGTTGCGCGCGGTCGGCGGCCGCCGGACAGCGATGTCACGGCAGAGGATGCGGAGTTCTTCGACGGCGATCACGCCCTGAAGGACATCGAGTCGCCGGAAAGAGCCATGCTGCGGGATGAGATCGAGGAAACGGTCCATCGCACCATCCAGCAGTTGCCCGATGATTTGCGCACGGCATTGACCCTGCGTGAGTTCGAAGGTCTGAGTTACGAAGATATCGCCACCGTGATGCAGTGTCCGGTGGGAACCGTCCGCTCACGGATCTTCCGTGCGCGGGAAGCGATCGACAAAGCTTTGCAGCCTTTGTTGCATGATGAAGTCTGA
- a CDS encoding SoxR reducing system RseC family protein: MIQERGRVIAVESGAVQVETLRYSTCSGCSASAGCGHGLLRQLGVVRGRGGMRVLSSLALAPGDEVVLGVDEDLLLKSALLFYLSPLIGLFTLALLAAGLDLGEPLIIVAGLAGFLLAWLLVRHYTRRHTDDPAMQPVVLRALVGGPPGPV; this comes from the coding sequence GTGATCCAGGAGCGGGGGAGGGTGATTGCGGTCGAGTCTGGCGCTGTCCAGGTCGAAACGCTGCGCTACTCCACCTGCTCAGGATGCTCGGCCAGTGCCGGTTGCGGCCACGGCCTTCTGCGGCAGTTGGGTGTTGTGCGCGGGCGCGGCGGAATGCGCGTCCTGTCTTCATTGGCGCTGGCGCCCGGCGACGAAGTCGTGCTGGGTGTGGATGAAGACCTGCTGCTCAAGAGTGCCCTGCTTTTCTATCTCTCTCCTCTGATCGGGCTGTTCACGCTGGCGCTACTGGCGGCGGGCCTCGATCTGGGGGAACCTCTCATCATCGTGGCTGGGCTGGCGGGTTTCCTGCTGGCCTGGCTGCTGGTGCGTCACTACACGCGACGCCATACGGATGATCCGGCGATGCAACCGGTTGTGCTGCGTGCGCTGGTCGGTGGGCCGCCCGGCCCTGTTTAG
- the recO gene encoding DNA repair protein RecO, which produces MSLASTAQAAFVLHSRPYKETSALVDFFTPQGRLRAVLRGARGKAGALARPFVPLEVEFRGRSELKNVVRLEPNGIPNLLSGEALFSGLYLNELMIRLLPAEDPHPALFEHYHATLPLLAAGNPLEPLLRSFEWRLLDDLGYGFSLDTDIVGQSVAPDGLYRLLPDSGLEPVGSLQPGLFHGADLLAMAEADWSTPGALAAAKRLMRQALAPHLGGRPLVSRELFMNRKDNSRD; this is translated from the coding sequence ATGAGCCTCGCTTCTACTGCCCAGGCCGCCTTCGTCCTGCACAGCCGTCCCTACAAGGAAACCAGCGCGCTGGTGGATTTCTTCACCCCGCAGGGGCGCCTGCGTGCTGTGCTGCGCGGCGCGCGGGGCAAGGCCGGTGCGCTGGCGCGGCCGTTCGTGCCGCTGGAGGTCGAGTTCCGCGGACGCAGCGAGCTGAAGAACGTCGTGCGCCTGGAGCCCAACGGCATCCCCAATCTGCTCAGTGGCGAAGCGCTGTTCAGTGGCCTGTACCTGAACGAGCTGATGATCCGCCTGCTCCCGGCGGAGGATCCGCATCCCGCATTGTTCGAGCACTACCACGCAACCCTGCCGCTGCTGGCCGCCGGCAATCCGCTGGAGCCGCTGCTGCGCTCCTTCGAATGGCGGCTGCTGGACGACCTGGGCTATGGTTTTTCCCTGGACACCGATATCGTCGGCCAGAGCGTCGCGCCAGACGGTCTCTATCGCCTGTTGCCCGACTCGGGCCTCGAGCCGGTCGGCAGCCTGCAACCGGGCCTGTTCCACGGCGCCGACCTGCTGGCCATGGCCGAAGCCGACTGGAGCACCCCCGGCGCCCTGGCGGCGGCCAAGCGCCTGATGCGCCAGGCCCTGGCACCCCATCTTGGCGGCCGACCGCTGGTCAGCCGCGAGCTCTTCATGAATCGCAAGGACAACTCCCGTGACTGA
- a CDS encoding DegQ family serine endoprotease, with protein sequence MQTLKRSMAALVALLALSLSVTARAELPDFTPLVEKASPAVVNISTTQKLPDRSNAQMGIPDLDGLPPGLREFFERSIPRGQGGQGQAPRGQQREAQSLGSGFIISDDGYILTNNHVVADADEILVRLSDRSEHKAKLVGADPRSDVAVLKIDAKGLPTLKLGDSDKLKVGEWVLAIGSPFGFDHSVTAGIVSAKGRSLPNENYVPFIQTDVAINPGNSGGPLLNLQGEVVGINSQIFTRSGGFMGLSFAIPIDVALNVADQLKAGGKVNRGWLGVVIQEVNKDLAESFGLDKPAGALVAQLVEDGPAAKGGLQVGDVILSLNGQTINESADLPHLVGNMKPGDKASLEVIRDNKRQTLSMTIGSLPDDDDAVAAVEGKGAERSSNRMGVTVAELTAEQRKSLDIKGGVVIKEVQGGPAAMIGLRPGDVITHLNNRAVDSSKTFSEIAKALPKDRSISMRVLRQGRASFITFKLTE encoded by the coding sequence ATGCAAACCCTGAAACGCAGCATGGCTGCGCTGGTCGCCCTGCTGGCCCTGAGCCTGTCGGTCACCGCGCGGGCTGAACTACCGGACTTTACGCCGCTGGTCGAGAAAGCCTCGCCGGCGGTGGTCAACATCAGTACCACCCAGAAGCTCCCCGATCGCTCCAACGCGCAGATGGGCATTCCGGACCTCGACGGCCTGCCGCCGGGCCTGCGTGAATTCTTTGAGCGCAGCATTCCTCGTGGCCAGGGCGGTCAGGGGCAGGCTCCCCGTGGCCAGCAGCGCGAAGCCCAGTCCCTGGGGTCGGGATTCATCATTTCCGATGATGGCTACATCCTGACCAACAACCATGTGGTCGCCGACGCCGACGAGATCCTCGTGCGCCTGTCCGACCGCAGCGAGCACAAGGCCAAGCTGGTCGGTGCCGACCCGCGCAGCGACGTGGCCGTGCTGAAGATCGACGCCAAGGGCCTGCCGACGCTCAAGCTGGGCGATTCCGACAAGCTGAAGGTCGGTGAGTGGGTGCTGGCCATCGGTTCGCCGTTCGGCTTCGACCACTCGGTGACTGCCGGTATCGTCAGCGCCAAGGGCCGCAGCCTGCCGAACGAGAACTACGTACCGTTCATCCAGACCGACGTGGCGATCAACCCGGGTAACTCGGGTGGCCCGCTGCTGAACCTGCAGGGTGAAGTGGTCGGTATCAACTCGCAGATCTTCACCCGTTCCGGCGGCTTCATGGGGCTTTCGTTCGCGATCCCTATCGATGTGGCGCTGAACGTCGCCGATCAGCTCAAGGCTGGCGGCAAGGTCAATCGCGGCTGGCTGGGCGTGGTGATCCAGGAAGTGAACAAGGATCTGGCCGAGTCCTTCGGTCTCGACAAGCCGGCCGGTGCTCTGGTCGCGCAGCTGGTGGAAGACGGCCCGGCAGCCAAGGGCGGCCTGCAGGTGGGTGATGTGATCCTCAGCCTCAACGGCCAGACCATCAACGAATCCGCCGACCTGCCGCACCTGGTGGGCAACATGAAACCGGGTGACAAGGCGTCCCTGGAAGTCATTCGTGATAACAAGCGCCAGACCCTGAGCATGACCATCGGCAGCCTGCCGGACGACGACGATGCCGTTGCCGCCGTCGAAGGCAAGGGCGCCGAGCGCAGCAGCAACCGCATGGGCGTGACCGTGGCGGAGCTGACTGCCGAGCAGCGCAAATCCCTGGATATCAAGGGCGGCGTGGTCATCAAGGAAGTGCAGGGCGGTCCGGCGGCCATGATCGGCCTGCGTCCGGGCGACGTCATCACTCACCTGAACAACCGTGCCGTGGATTCCTCGAAAACCTTCAGCGAGATCGCCAAGGCGCTGCCGAAGGATCGTTCGATTTCCATGCGTGTACTGCGTCAGGGACGTGCGAGCTTCATCACGTTCAAACTGACCGAGTAA
- the lepB gene encoding signal peptidase I produces the protein MTLNFPLLLVIAVAVCGVLALVDLVLFAPRRRAAISAYEGSVSEADPEVLEKLNKEPVLVEYGKSFFPVLFIVLVLRSFLVEPFQIPSGSMKPTLEVGDFILVNKFAYGIRLPVLDTKVIPVGDPQRGDVMVFRYPSDPNINYIKRVIGVPGDTIRYTSDKRLYINDKAVAESLVGDEPGTLGSVTLYQEKLGAVEHMIRKEMTRFRIEPGKQWKVPADHYFMMGDNRDNSNDSRYWNDPKIPKDLLGMVPDRNIVGKAFAVWMSWPDPKMRNLPNFSRVGVIH, from the coding sequence ATGACCCTGAATTTCCCGCTGTTGCTGGTGATTGCCGTTGCGGTATGCGGCGTTCTCGCCCTGGTGGACCTGGTGCTTTTCGCACCACGTCGCCGGGCGGCCATTTCCGCCTATGAAGGTTCCGTCAGCGAAGCCGATCCGGAAGTGCTGGAGAAGCTGAACAAGGAACCGGTGCTGGTTGAATACGGCAAGTCGTTCTTCCCGGTGCTGTTCATCGTGCTGGTGCTGCGTTCGTTCCTGGTCGAGCCTTTCCAGATCCCGTCGGGTTCGATGAAGCCGACCCTGGAAGTGGGCGATTTCATCCTGGTGAACAAGTTCGCCTATGGCATTCGCCTGCCGGTGCTGGACACCAAGGTGATCCCGGTGGGTGACCCGCAGCGCGGCGATGTCATGGTGTTCCGCTACCCCAGCGATCCGAACATCAACTACATCAAGCGTGTCATCGGCGTACCGGGTGACACCATCCGCTACACCAGCGACAAGCGCCTTTACATCAACGACAAGGCCGTGGCCGAGTCGCTGGTGGGTGATGAGCCGGGCACCCTGGGCAGCGTGACCCTGTACCAGGAGAAGCTGGGCGCCGTGGAGCACATGATCCGCAAGGAAATGACCCGTTTCCGCATCGAGCCGGGCAAGCAGTGGAAAGTACCGGCCGACCATTACTTCATGATGGGCGACAACCGCGACAACTCCAACGACAGCCGTTACTGGAACGATCCGAAGATTCCGAAGGACCTGCTGGGCATGGTTCCGGATCGCAATATCGTCGGCAAGGCGTTCGCGGTCTGGATGAGCTGGCCGGATCCGAAGATGCGCAATCTGCCGAATTTCTCGCGAGTCGGTGTGATTCACTAA
- a CDS encoding sigma-E factor negative regulatory protein, with translation MSREALQESLSAVMDNEADELELRRVLAACGEDAELRATWSRYQLARAVMHREPAMPKLDIAAAVSAALADEAVPAPRSRNPWRNVGRLAVAASVTLAVLAGVRMYHQDDSVANGLAQQGATPQIALPQVQGPAVLAGYTQDEAPQVITNAQGGQTTWHEQRLPGYLRQHAQQSAVSGTDSALPYARAASLESR, from the coding sequence ATGAGTCGTGAAGCCCTGCAGGAGTCGCTGTCCGCTGTTATGGATAACGAAGCGGATGAGCTGGAGCTGCGGCGTGTGCTTGCAGCCTGCGGCGAGGACGCCGAATTGCGGGCCACCTGGTCCCGTTACCAACTGGCCCGTGCAGTGATGCACCGCGAGCCGGCCATGCCCAAGCTGGACATTGCGGCTGCCGTCTCCGCCGCGTTGGCCGACGAGGCCGTGCCGGCGCCGCGCAGTCGCAATCCCTGGCGCAACGTCGGCCGCCTGGCAGTCGCCGCCTCGGTGACCCTGGCTGTGCTGGCCGGTGTGCGCATGTACCACCAGGATGACAGTGTTGCCAACGGCCTTGCCCAGCAAGGCGCCACTCCGCAGATCGCCCTGCCGCAAGTGCAAGGCCCGGCGGTATTGGCAGGCTACACTCAGGACGAGGCGCCGCAGGTGATCACCAATGCCCAGGGCGGGCAGACCACCTGGCACGAGCAGCGTCTTCCGGGTTACCTGCGTCAGCACGCGCAGCAGTCCGCCGTCAGCGGCACCGACAGCGCCCTGCCTTACGCGCGCGCCGCGAGCCTGGAAAGCCGCTGA